The Candidatus Obscuribacterales bacterium genome has a segment encoding these proteins:
- a CDS encoding glycosyltransferase family 2 protein encodes MPIESSIQNNVMAASAQIEAPAASTPALIPSNPELSVIIPVLNEIENLERLHKQITTNLAGLNRAFEVIYVDDGSTDGSYELLSKIAAKDMRVKVVKFVRNFGQTAALACGIDHAAGDILIPMDADLQNDPADIEQLIQKLEQGYDVVSGWRKERQDELFLRLIPSWCANKLISVISGVRLHDYGCSLKAYRREVIKDIRLYGEMHRFVPIYASWVGAKVTEMPVTHHARQFGKSKYGIERTFKVILDLMTVKFLSSYATKPIYVFGSAGLWSFVAAAAGFTWMVILKFFYNCTFIQTPLPVLVAMFFMLGIQFILMGLLAEILMRTYHESQDKRIYIVKSSINCQSDR; translated from the coding sequence ATGCCAATAGAGTCATCTATCCAAAACAATGTTATGGCAGCGTCGGCGCAGATTGAAGCGCCCGCAGCTTCCACGCCTGCACTTATTCCGTCAAATCCTGAATTGTCGGTGATTATTCCTGTTCTCAACGAAATTGAGAATCTGGAAAGGCTGCACAAGCAAATAACAACAAATTTGGCCGGTCTCAACCGCGCCTTTGAGGTTATTTACGTTGACGACGGATCGACAGACGGCTCCTATGAATTGCTTTCAAAAATTGCCGCCAAAGACATGCGCGTCAAAGTCGTAAAATTCGTGCGCAATTTTGGTCAAACAGCAGCATTGGCTTGCGGTATCGATCACGCAGCCGGTGACATTCTTATTCCAATGGATGCCGACTTACAAAATGATCCTGCCGACATCGAACAACTGATTCAAAAGCTGGAACAAGGCTATGATGTGGTGAGCGGCTGGCGCAAAGAACGTCAGGACGAACTTTTCTTGAGACTCATCCCATCATGGTGCGCCAACAAATTGATTTCCGTTATTAGCGGCGTGCGCCTACATGATTATGGCTGCTCACTGAAGGCTTATCGTCGCGAAGTAATTAAAGACATTCGCCTCTATGGTGAAATGCACCGCTTTGTACCCATCTATGCAAGCTGGGTAGGCGCGAAAGTCACGGAAATGCCTGTTACTCACCATGCCCGCCAATTCGGCAAGTCGAAATACGGCATTGAACGCACCTTCAAGGTCATCCTTGATCTCATGACCGTCAAATTTCTCTCGTCCTATGCAACCAAGCCAATTTACGTATTCGGCTCGGCCGGTCTTTGGTCCTTTGTGGCAGCGGCAGCCGGCTTTACCTGGATGGTCATCCTCAAGTTTTTCTACAATTGCACCTTCATTCAAACACCACTGCCTGTGCTTGTAGCCATGTTTTTCATGCTCGGTATCCAGTTCATTCTCATGGGACTTTTGGCTGAAATCCTCATGCGCACCTATCACGAGTCCCAGGACAAGCGCATTTACATAGTAAAGTCATCTATTAACTGCCAGAGCGACAGATAA
- a CDS encoding HDIG domain-containing protein, producing MAPTKEQAGIDFLHPGAELGYWLAVVVAGYIGLVFALGAPHIFNQRIEVGEVATKNIIAKKSMQVVDELATHRARDFARHAVAPVLKWDHSADDRIITRLNKALESGIYSNTYSADQKAQVIQSTKQLLKISPLLPEQDQKQLQLSALEVLPANWDAGLRAKTAHLIAACLESNVLLDTEATKAKGEQAARQIDPVMKEVKKGDLIVQRGHVVSAEHVHTLSTVGGNQERDTAALMSLCLSLLAAFVLTGIFLWSYEPRHMFSHSSIGLICTICVVTSSIAAFAGAQYPQFIPLPAAALVMTIFLGPRIAAVIAMLLIIFLYTDSLLKIPDLIALGTASMFALGGRISDRQHLMLRGVLIGLTQAGAYFAVVLLTQSAHSVSELVADLTLQLLGGLSSAIVAIGSLPFLENLFGVVTPFRLAELTDPTQPLLRQLEDRAPGTYQHSLAVANLAEAGAKAIGADANLARTGSLYHDIGKLVRPVYFIENQLGNKNPHDEISPEESRDRVLAHVTDGITLAHKYGLPKIVQDFIPQHQGTTVMAYFYHKACLRDGTENVNTSFYRYPGPKPQSKEAAIVMLADVSEAVTHSMRDPSEEEVEAAISAVFKARTDDGQFTESGMTAQDLEKVKKAFGRVWRTLHHERLKYPSTTTGRMPSPPDSVAPSPEEGCC from the coding sequence ATGGCACCCACCAAGGAACAAGCAGGAATCGACTTCCTACATCCTGGGGCAGAATTAGGTTATTGGCTGGCAGTTGTAGTAGCCGGCTACATTGGTCTTGTCTTTGCATTAGGCGCTCCCCACATTTTCAATCAGCGGATTGAAGTGGGAGAAGTTGCCACTAAAAATATCATCGCTAAAAAATCCATGCAGGTCGTAGATGAGCTGGCAACGCATAGAGCACGTGATTTTGCCAGACATGCAGTAGCGCCCGTGCTGAAATGGGACCATAGCGCCGACGATAGAATTATCACCCGCCTGAATAAGGCATTGGAAAGCGGGATTTACTCAAATACTTACAGCGCGGATCAAAAAGCTCAAGTCATTCAATCAACAAAACAATTGCTCAAGATAAGTCCGCTTTTGCCTGAACAAGATCAAAAGCAATTGCAGCTTTCCGCCTTGGAAGTCTTGCCGGCGAACTGGGATGCCGGACTAAGAGCTAAAACGGCACACTTAATTGCGGCGTGCCTTGAATCTAATGTACTTCTCGATACGGAAGCCACCAAAGCAAAAGGTGAGCAAGCGGCGCGTCAAATTGATCCGGTGATGAAAGAGGTCAAGAAAGGTGACCTGATTGTCCAGCGCGGACATGTAGTATCAGCAGAACACGTGCACACGTTGAGCACAGTCGGTGGAAATCAGGAAAGAGATACAGCCGCTCTCATGAGCCTTTGCCTTTCATTGCTGGCTGCATTTGTCTTGACCGGCATTTTCCTCTGGTCGTATGAACCACGGCATATGTTCTCACATTCATCGATTGGTTTGATATGCACAATTTGTGTAGTCACATCATCTATCGCAGCTTTTGCCGGCGCACAGTACCCGCAGTTTATTCCATTGCCTGCGGCGGCCCTGGTGATGACTATTTTCCTTGGACCGCGAATTGCTGCCGTCATTGCAATGCTGTTGATCATCTTCCTATATACAGACAGCCTGCTGAAAATTCCTGATCTCATTGCACTGGGCACAGCTTCAATGTTTGCCTTGGGTGGACGCATATCAGATCGCCAACACCTGATGTTGCGTGGAGTATTAATTGGATTAACTCAAGCCGGTGCTTACTTTGCGGTTGTACTTCTAACCCAATCGGCTCATTCGGTATCGGAACTCGTTGCCGACCTCACTTTGCAATTACTCGGCGGTCTATCATCGGCTATTGTGGCCATAGGCAGCTTGCCATTCCTGGAAAATCTCTTTGGTGTTGTGACACCATTTCGTCTTGCTGAATTGACTGACCCCACACAACCTTTATTGCGGCAATTAGAAGATAGAGCACCCGGTACATATCAGCACAGCCTCGCTGTGGCCAATCTTGCTGAAGCAGGCGCTAAAGCAATTGGCGCTGATGCCAATCTTGCCCGCACAGGTTCGCTCTATCACGACATAGGCAAACTTGTTCGTCCGGTTTATTTTATTGAAAATCAACTAGGCAATAAGAATCCTCATGATGAAATTTCACCAGAAGAAAGTAGAGATCGTGTGCTTGCCCACGTAACGGACGGCATAACACTTGCACACAAATATGGTCTACCGAAAATCGTGCAAGACTTCATTCCGCAACATCAAGGCACAACAGTGATGGCATATTTCTATCACAAGGCATGTTTGCGCGATGGCACGGAAAACGTTAACACTTCGTTTTACAGATACCCAGGGCCTAAGCCACAGTCAAAAGAAGCGGCAATTGTAATGCTTGCCGACGTATCGGAAGCAGTTACACACAGCATGCGCGACCCCAGCGAAGAAGAGGTTGAAGCTGCTATTTCCGCAGTATTTAAGGCTCGTACCGACGACGGGCAATTTACGGAATCAGGAATGACCGCCCAAGATCTTGAAAAGGTGAAAAAAGCTTTCGGTCGAGTATGGCGCACTTTGCACCA
- the ruvB gene encoding Holliday junction branch migration DNA helicase RuvB, with protein MTIKSSFAEDAEPRRASGGKPSVTPIVSETQGNPGPSSAPKNNRSKILSGEEFASDKSIDLSLRPKGIAEYIGQARLKSILEMSIAAAKSRGEAMDHILFYGPPGLGKTTLAHVIANEMGSKLHITSGPSLERPRDIIGLVHQLEAHDVLFIDEIHRLSRVAEELLYPAVEDFVIDLTTGKGHATRSMRLPLPRFTLIGATTKAGMISNALRDRFGFVLRLEYYGLEELASIVHRTAGILNVRIEADGVEVVAARSRGTPRIANRLVRLVRDFAQYKEKTSVNRALAEEALNTYQVDALGLDPTDRRFLEILIDSYGGGPVGIDTIAATLGEDSNTLEDVYEPFLIQRGFVQRTPRGRMATPAAYKHLGRKFNGLQLSLEFEEGEEIG; from the coding sequence ATGACTATTAAATCGAGCTTTGCTGAAGATGCCGAACCTCGGCGCGCAAGCGGCGGAAAGCCGTCTGTGACGCCAATTGTTTCGGAGACTCAAGGCAATCCGGGACCTAGCTCCGCTCCTAAAAATAACAGGTCTAAAATTTTGTCAGGTGAGGAATTTGCCTCTGATAAAAGCATTGATTTGAGCCTTAGACCAAAGGGTATTGCTGAGTACATTGGACAGGCTCGTCTGAAATCAATTTTAGAGATGTCAATTGCCGCAGCTAAATCGCGTGGCGAAGCGATGGACCATATTCTCTTTTACGGTCCACCTGGATTGGGTAAAACAACTTTGGCTCACGTAATTGCCAATGAAATGGGTTCCAAGTTGCACATCACATCAGGACCATCTCTTGAGCGTCCGCGCGACATCATTGGTCTTGTGCACCAGTTGGAAGCGCATGATGTTTTGTTTATCGATGAGATTCATCGGTTGAGCCGCGTGGCGGAAGAATTGCTTTATCCGGCCGTTGAAGATTTCGTCATTGATTTAACAACTGGTAAGGGGCATGCAACACGCAGTATGAGATTGCCTCTACCGCGTTTCACTCTAATTGGTGCAACGACTAAAGCAGGAATGATCTCGAACGCTCTGCGTGATCGATTTGGATTTGTTCTTCGCCTTGAATATTACGGGCTGGAAGAATTGGCCTCTATCGTTCACAGAACAGCAGGCATTTTGAATGTTCGCATCGAAGCCGATGGTGTAGAAGTTGTAGCAGCTAGATCGCGTGGCACGCCACGTATTGCAAATAGGCTGGTAAGGCTGGTGCGAGATTTTGCCCAATACAAAGAAAAGACTTCCGTTAATCGTGCATTGGCAGAAGAAGCATTGAACACGTATCAAGTTGATGCATTAGGTCTCGATCCAACTGATAGAAGATTTCTGGAAATTCTTATTGATAGTTATGGCGGCGGTCCTGTCGGCATCGATACCATTGCTGCAACGCTTGGTGAAGACAGCAATACTTTGGAAGATGTGTACGAGCCATTTTTAATTCAAAGAGGCTTTGTGCAAAGGACTCCTAGAGGACGCATGGCTACACCTGCCGCGTACAAACATCTTGGACGTAAGTTTAACGGCTTGCAGTTGAGCCTGGAATTTGAAGAAGGCGAAGAGATTGGCTAA
- a CDS encoding YibE/F family protein → MANLKSFFQVIVVATMLMVISLLPAFAIDELKEDFVAGKVLKISQPSINQALQQSTGIVSGQQLVEVNILEGTLKGATVTVTNEVTDNPAYNINIKPGQELILSVITDKNGHSEVNISDYHRAPILGWLFAAFLTVFLIFGGKKGIKSLAGLVICVALIAFVLLPLSLQGGNPLLIATGICLVATASSMLLVAGFSKKAYAAILGTIGGVIVAGLISYVVIITAPLTGLTSEEAQILRATLAGVPLKFYSGLLAAGMLIGALGVIMDVAISIASSVAEVSSTDKTLTVADLYKSGMNVGRDIMGTMTNTLVLAYAGSALPLLLLVAQMPSIKLLNLDLLATEIAAALSGSIGLVLTIPLTALISARLMSHSKDSADMKSFNASKTNSDPGVKL, encoded by the coding sequence TTGGCTAATTTGAAAAGCTTCTTTCAAGTGATTGTCGTGGCCACTATGCTGATGGTGATTTCTCTGTTGCCTGCTTTTGCCATTGACGAATTGAAAGAAGATTTTGTAGCGGGTAAGGTGCTGAAAATTTCTCAGCCGTCAATTAACCAAGCGTTGCAACAATCAACCGGTATCGTTAGCGGGCAGCAATTGGTTGAAGTGAATATATTGGAAGGCACGCTTAAGGGCGCAACCGTTACCGTAACCAACGAAGTTACGGACAACCCTGCTTACAATATAAATATTAAACCAGGGCAAGAACTTATCTTGTCTGTTATCACTGACAAGAATGGACATAGTGAAGTAAATATTTCCGATTACCACCGCGCGCCAATTCTTGGTTGGTTGTTTGCAGCTTTCCTAACGGTGTTTCTAATTTTTGGCGGTAAGAAAGGCATTAAGTCACTTGCCGGTCTCGTTATCTGTGTAGCGCTAATTGCCTTTGTGCTTTTGCCTTTGAGTCTTCAGGGCGGCAATCCCTTGCTCATTGCGACAGGAATTTGTCTTGTAGCTACAGCAAGTTCAATGCTTTTGGTTGCCGGCTTCAGTAAGAAAGCATATGCCGCAATTTTAGGAACCATTGGCGGGGTCATTGTTGCCGGGCTCATTTCCTATGTGGTTATCATTACCGCTCCACTTACGGGATTGACCAGTGAAGAAGCGCAAATCCTAAGAGCGACTCTTGCCGGCGTGCCGCTTAAGTTCTACAGCGGACTTTTGGCAGCGGGAATGCTTATCGGAGCATTGGGCGTCATTATGGATGTGGCAATTTCAATTGCTTCCAGTGTTGCTGAAGTAAGTTCCACGGATAAGACTTTGACCGTGGCTGATTTGTACAAGTCCGGTATGAATGTTGGTCGCGACATTATGGGCACGATGACCAATACGCTTGTGTTGGCTTACGCTGGAAGTGCGTTGCCACTTTTGTTGTTGGTTGCACAAATGCCTTCGATAAAGCTTTTGAATCTTGATCTTTTGGCGACTGAAATAGCAGCTGCGCTTTCAGGCAGCATTGGACTGGTGTTAACTATTCCATTAACGGCTCTCATATCCGCTCGTCTCATGTCCCATAGCAAAGACAGTGCAGATATGAAGTCATTCAATGCATCGAAGACGAATTCCGATCCCGGGGTGAAGCTATGA
- a CDS encoding phosphatidate cytidylyltransferase codes for MRVLWGWLMFAVAVGSIMAGGVFLAIALCAVSLLAGEEYIAMTRAKGMNPSPRIIRSMVIAFFVLAALPAIPGLNLSWDFSIEHLPVVLTVGVCTSFFRLLFRHENPPATIADIATTVLGFIYVGWMPSHLVMLRTLIPPNMTELPFNPLQQPGLAYVWATLFIVWATDVFAYVIGKRFGKTLLYPQVSPKKTVEGAIGGLVASIFFSCLVCYVADNYLFPNHPFQFRYWQAPFMGAVLSVAAQLGDLCESLLKRDAGFKDSSALIPGHGGMLDRGDSLIIAAPIAYYWVCLVVLGIL; via the coding sequence ATGAGAGTGCTCTGGGGATGGCTGATGTTTGCAGTTGCCGTCGGCAGCATTATGGCCGGCGGTGTGTTTCTGGCAATTGCTCTTTGTGCGGTTTCATTACTAGCTGGTGAAGAATATATTGCCATGACACGGGCTAAGGGTATGAATCCATCGCCAAGAATTATTCGTAGCATGGTCATTGCATTTTTTGTGCTTGCTGCGTTGCCGGCAATTCCTGGATTGAATCTTTCCTGGGATTTTTCTATTGAGCATTTGCCTGTTGTTTTAACTGTTGGAGTTTGCACATCATTCTTTCGATTGCTTTTCCGTCATGAAAATCCACCGGCAACAATTGCGGATATCGCCACCACCGTGCTTGGATTTATTTACGTTGGTTGGATGCCTAGCCATCTAGTTATGTTGCGCACGCTCATACCACCAAATATGACTGAACTTCCGTTCAATCCATTGCAACAACCTGGACTGGCGTATGTTTGGGCAACTCTATTTATCGTCTGGGCGACTGATGTCTTTGCCTATGTAATTGGAAAGAGATTCGGCAAGACTCTTTTGTATCCGCAAGTCAGTCCCAAGAAAACCGTTGAAGGTGCAATTGGCGGACTAGTTGCATCAATATTTTTCTCGTGTCTTGTTTGCTATGTCGCCGACAACTATCTTTTTCCCAATCACCCATTTCAATTCCGTTACTGGCAGGCACCCTTTATGGGAGCCGTGCTTTCAGTGGCTGCCCAACTTGGTGATCTTTGCGAATCTCTGTTGAAACGCGACGCCGGGTTTAAGGACTCGAGCGCGCTTATTCCAGGACACGGCGGCATGCTTGACCGAGGCGACAGCTTAATCATCGCAGCTCCGATTGCTTACTACTGGGTTTGTCTCGTCGTATTAGGGATTCTTTAG